One genomic region from Quercus robur chromosome 4, dhQueRobu3.1, whole genome shotgun sequence encodes:
- the LOC126720718 gene encoding photosystem II 10 kDa polypeptide, chloroplastic, which produces MAASVMASVSLKPSPFTVEKSAVRGLPSLARTSSLKVQASGGKKIKTDTPYGTGGGMKLRNGLDASGRKPKGKGVYQFVDKYGANVDGYSPIYDTNDWAPSGDVYVGGTTGLAIWAVTLAALLAGGALLVYSTSALSQ; this is translated from the exons ATGGCAGCATCAGTTATGGCTTCAGTGAGTCTAAAACCATCTCCTTTCACTGTTGAGAAGTCAGCAGTGAGAGGGCTTCCCTCTCTTGCTAGGACTTCTTCACTCAAAGTTCAGGCCAGTGGCGGCAAGAAGATCAAGACTGATACGCCTTATG GAACTGGGGGTGGCATGAAGTTGAGGAATGGCCTTGATGCATCTGGGAGGAAGCCAAAG GGAAAGGGAGTATATCAATTTGTAGACAAGTATGGCGCTAATGTTGATGGGTACAG TCCTATCTACGACACCAACGATTGGGCCCCAAGTGGTGATGTCTATGTGGGAG GTACTACCGGCTTGGCCATATGGGCTGTTACCCTCGCTGCCCTTCTTGCTGGGGGTGCACTCCTTGTCTACAGCACTAGCGCTTTGTCTCAGTAG
- the LOC126720719 gene encoding DNA repair protein recA homolog 1, chloroplastic, with product MDLVFPQNLKPNTLSWPSSSTLFLPWNSKPWRPRTLTPASKLKHVKIRSEFDGKVNGALSNDFDPRFLDRQKALEAAMNDINSSFGKGSVTRLGSAGGALVETFPSGCLTLDFALGGGLPRGRIVEIFGPESSGKTTLALHAIAEVQRLGGNAMLVDAEHAFDPAYSKALGVDVENLIVCQPDHGEMALEIADRMCRSGAIDLICVDSVSALTPRAEIEGEIGMQQMGLQARLMSQALRKMSGNASKAGCTLIFLNQIRYKIGVYYGNPEVTSGGIALKFFASVRLEIRSTGKIKSVKGDEEIGLRVRVRVQKSKVSRPYKQAEFEIIFGEGVSNLGCILDCAEMMDVVVKKGSWYSYEDHRLGQGRDRALQYLKDNPNLQDEIEKIVRSKMADTGQVSSPLVKNLPLPHQEEDIYEDIQ from the exons ATGGATTTGGTTTTCCCTCAAAATCTAAAACCCAACACTCTCTCTTGGCCATCATCATCAACTCTATTCCTTCCTTGGAACTCAAAACCATGGCGTCCACGCACCCTCACCCCTGCCTCCAAGCTTAAACATGTCAAAATTCGTAGTGAGTTTGATGGCAAAGTAAATGGGGCTCTCTCTAATGACTTTGACCCCCGCTTTCTCGACAGG cAAAAAGCACTGGAAGCAGCAATGAATGATATAAATAGCTCATTTGGAAAAGGAAGTGTTACAAGATTAGGCAGTGCTGGTGGTGCTTTGGT TGAAACCTTTCCCAGTGGCTGTTTGACATTAGACTTTGCCTTAGGTGGTGGCCTTCCCAGAGGGAGAATTGTAGAG ATATTTGGGCCAGAAAGTAGTGGAAAAACCACCTTGGCACTCCATGCAATCGCAGAAGTGCAG AGGCTGGGAGGGAATGCAATGCTTGTTGATGCAGAGCATGCTTTTGATCCAGCATATTCTAAAGCATTGGGAGTGGATGTAGAAAATTTGATTGTTTGCCAACCCGATCATGGGGAGATGGCACTTGAga TCGCAGATCGTATGTGCAGATCTGGTGCCATAGATCTTATCTGTGTTGATTCTGTCTCAGCTCTCACTCCACGGGCAGAGATTGAA GGTGAGATTGGGATGCAGCAAATGGGTTTGCAAGCACGCCTTATGAGCCAGGCTTTGCGTAAAATGTCAGGAAATGCCTCGAAAGCTGGTTGTactctcatttttttgaatCAAATAAGATATAAG ATTGGTGTGTATTATGGAAATCCAGAAGTGACGAGTGGAGGAATTGCATTAAAGTTCTTTGCCTCTGTTCGGCTTGAGATACGATCTACTGGGAAGATAAAGTCT GTTAAAGGAGATGAAGAAATTGGGCTTCGGGTACGTGTAAGAGTGCAAAAGAGCAAG GTGTCAAGGCCATACAAGCAGGCTGAGTTTGAAATTATCTTTGGAGAGGGAGTGAGCAATTTG GGTTGCATTTTGGACTGTGCTGAGATGATGGATGTTGTGGTAAAGAAGGGCTCTTGGTATAGCTATGAGGACCACAG GTTGGGGCAGGGAAGAGACCGAGCATTACAGTACTTGAAAGACAACCCCAATCTTCAAGATGAAATAGAAAAG ATTGTTCGGTCCAAGATGGCAGATACAGGACAAGTAAGCTCTCCACTTGTGAAGAACTTGCCATTGCCACATCAAGAGGAAGACATTTATGAGGATATACAATGA